One Methanofollis sp. genomic window, ATCCTCGAAATGGACGCCTCCCTCAAGGAGAGGATACATCTCAGGACTCACCGAGAGTGCTGCCTCGGCGAGGACGTCCTCCTTGAGCCGCGTCATCGTGATGTAGAGAACCTCACGGGGCGCCGGGCTCAGGCCCTCGCGTTTCATCCGGGCGAGGGCGATCGCCGCGGTGCGGACGAAGTCGCTCCCCCCTGCCCCGATCTCGCTGAGGAGCAGGACCATCGACCCCGGGGGGACGCCGCCGTCAAGGACAGGGTCGAGGGATCCGATCCCGGTGGGGATTCTCTGGTCGACTCGTGCCTCCATATCATGCGAAGGTTCGTTCGCCGTGCTATAAAAGAGTAGCAGATAGGGGTACACTTTGTGCCAGACGACCTCACCCGCGCCTGACCGAAAAAGTAGAGATAAATAGGATCTTCGATCTACCCTTCAGCATCACGGAGTCAGCCATGCATCTGCCGTTTTTTAAGAAAGGGTCGGGAGGCCCGGAAACTGTTCTGGAGTACGATCCGGGAACAGATCCCGCTCTTGTGGAAGCCGAGATTCCGAAAGGCCTGGACCCTGTCGAGCAGTACTGGTTGGAGGAGGGCCGGTCCCTCGTCGCCATCGTCCGGGACAGGCAGAGCGGGCAGGCTGAATACCATCTCTTCGAGCCCGTCCTCTCGAAATTTGAATACGAAATCCTCGAGCGGCTGTATGAGGACCTGCGTGACGTCCTTATCCTCTCCGAGGAGGAGATGGTGGCCGACCGTCGCCGGGTCCTCCTCAGCCGGACGCATGCCCTCATCGGGGAGTATGGGGTCTCCCTGGACCGCCGGGCCCTCGCAAAGGTCGAGTATTACCTGGTGCGGGACTTCCTGGGCTGGTCCCGCCTGGACGGGCTGATGAAGGATCCGGATATCGAGGACATCTCCTGCGACGGCGTCGGCGTCCCTGTCTTCCTGTATCACCGGCGGCACAAGAACATCAGGACGAACCTTGTCTTTGCCGAGGAGGAACTGGACTCCCTTGCCATTTCGCTGGCCCAGCGCTCGGGCAAGCACGTCTCTGTAGGAAGCCCGGTCGTGGACGCCACCCTCCCGGACGGTTCCCGTCTCCAGCTCACCTTCGGACGCGAGGTCTCGACGCGGGGCACCTCCTTCACGGTCAGGAAGTTCCGGGCCGAACCCTTCACGCCCATCGAACTCCTCGACCTCGGCACCTTCTCCGCGGAAGAACTCGCCTATTTCTGGACGGCGATCGAGAACAACAAGAGTCTTCTCTTTATCGGCGGGACGGCGAGCGGAAAGACCTCATCCCTCAACGCCGTCTCCCTCTTCATCCCGCCCCTCGCGAAGGTCATCTCCATCGAGGACACGCGGGAGATCACACTCTTCCATGAGAACTGGGTCGCCTCGGTGACCCGGGACACCCTCTCGGGCGAGGAATCCTCATCCATATCGATGTTCGATCTTCTCAAGGCGGCGATGCGCCAGAGGCCCGAGTATATCCTTGTCGGCGAGGTGCGGGGCGAGGAGGCGCAGACCCTCTTTCAGGCGATGAACACCGGGCACACCACATTCTCCACCATGCATGCCGGGACCGTCGACGCCGCCATCCACCGTCTCGAAAACGAACCCCTGAACGTCCCGAGGAACATGGTCCAGGCCCTCGACATCGTCAGTGTTCAGGCGCTCATCTACCGTGGGACCGAAAGGGTGCGGCGCTGCCAGGAGATCGTGGAAGTCGCGGGCGTGGACCCCGGCACCGGGAACCTCAGGGTGAACACGGTCTTTGCGTACGACCCTGTGCGCGACACGATGGAATATACGGGTCGGTCCCTGGTGTACGCCCGCGTCATCGAGACGCGGGGCTGGGACACCGGGAGGCTTGAGGCCGATATCATGGAACGGATCCATGTCCTTGAAGCGATGAAGGCGCAGGGGATCGTCGATTACCGCCGTGTCTCCCGGATCGTCCAGGCCTTCGCCACAAACCGCACCGCCGTCCTCGACCATCTTGACAACCTCTCCGGGCTGTTCCCATGACCCCGGCGCCCGGCATCGGCCGGCGGGTCGCCGGCGCCCTGATCAGGCGGGACCCGGTGAAGTACGGCAACATCAGGCAGGACCTGATCTCGGCTCGCATGGGCATCACAGTCAGGGCCTATGTGCAGAGGGCCCTCCTCATCTCCCTCTGTGCCGGACTGTTCTGCGGCATCGTTGCATTCATCCTCTCGGGTATGGCAGTCCTCCCGGTCGGCGAGGGTATTGTCAACCTCCTCTCCATTCCCCTGCCCGACGTTGGCAGCGGCACGCTCCTCTGGTACCTCCTG contains:
- a CDS encoding type II/IV secretion system ATPase subunit; the protein is MEAEIPKGLDPVEQYWLEEGRSLVAIVRDRQSGQAEYHLFEPVLSKFEYEILERLYEDLRDVLILSEEEMVADRRRVLLSRTHALIGEYGVSLDRRALAKVEYYLVRDFLGWSRLDGLMKDPDIEDISCDGVGVPVFLYHRRHKNIRTNLVFAEEELDSLAISLAQRSGKHVSVGSPVVDATLPDGSRLQLTFGREVSTRGTSFTVRKFRAEPFTPIELLDLGTFSAEELAYFWTAIENNKSLLFIGGTASGKTSSLNAVSLFIPPLAKVISIEDTREITLFHENWVASVTRDTLSGEESSSISMFDLLKAAMRQRPEYILVGEVRGEEAQTLFQAMNTGHTTFSTMHAGTVDAAIHRLENEPLNVPRNMVQALDIVSVQALIYRGTERVRRCQEIVEVAGVDPGTGNLRVNTVFAYDPVRDTMEYTGRSLVYARVIETRGWDTGRLEADIMERIHVLEAMKAQGIVDYRRVSRIVQAFATNRTAVLDHLDNLSGLFP